The Actinomycetota bacterium genome has a window encoding:
- a CDS encoding response regulator: MRVLIAEDEALIRMDLREMLEEEGHEVVGEARTGTEAVAMTRELRPDLVFMDVEMPEMNGIDAARIIGEETLAPVVMVTAFSQTSYVESASAAGAMAYLVKPFTKHDIVPALSVAVSRFAEARALAEEVADLSDRLETRKVLDRAKGVLMSRGMTEPEAFGRLQRLAMDKRRSLRDIAEAVLLAAEAED, translated from the coding sequence ATGCGAGTGCTGATCGCCGAGGACGAAGCCCTCATCCGCATGGACCTCCGCGAGATGCTTGAAGAGGAGGGTCACGAGGTCGTCGGGGAGGCCCGAACAGGCACGGAAGCCGTCGCCATGACCCGCGAACTGCGACCGGATCTGGTGTTCATGGACGTCGAGATGCCGGAGATGAACGGGATAGACGCGGCGCGCATCATCGGCGAGGAAACGCTTGCCCCCGTGGTGATGGTCACCGCCTTCTCCCAGACCTCCTATGTTGAGAGCGCGAGTGCGGCTGGCGCGATGGCCTATCTCGTCAAGCCGTTCACCAAGCACGACATCGTGCCCGCCTTGTCGGTCGCTGTGTCCCGCTTCGCCGAGGCCCGCGCACTTGCCGAGGAGGTCGCCGACCTGTCCGACCGACTCGAGACGCGAAAGGTCCTCGACCGGGCCAAAGGCGTGCTGATGAGCCGGGGGATGACCGAGCCCGAGGCGTTTGGGCGCCTGCAGCGGCTTGCGATGGACAAGCGCCGCTCACTTCGCGACATCGCCGAGGCGGTCCTGCTGGCGGCCGAAGCCGAGGACTAG
- a CDS encoding heterodisulfide reductase-related iron-sulfur binding cluster, with translation MKEFAVFWGCTIPARFPFIEKATRIVMDDLGAHIHELEGHTCCPEGTLVKANDESAFYTAAARNLALVEKAGLSVVTPCNGCYSTFKEASSHLKTQWREKDAINERLAREDLHYSGDLTITHFAEWLIDEMGTGLVAAKVTRPLWGMRIAVHYGCHLLRPQPAVRWDDPLHPTKVESLITALGARVIDYSTKMQCCGGALDRVGEREASLAFARRKLTELQSEEVDAMVVVCPSCFQQFDLNQAALQRAREDIHVPVLYLSELLALAYGHEPEEIGLDMHRVSVDPFLERWGSRTADKAQLAEHFDVALLGKCYSCEACKDDCPVCKVDTTFQPTEIIGELVRGNLDAVIADSQLWKCLECYTCQELCHSDIGMAETFRKLKELAMASGSGPESVSAAYAEFLKTGVLGKPRESARKKLGLSALPATGGDAVAKLLAEDEGDE, from the coding sequence ATGAAGGAGTTTGCGGTCTTCTGGGGATGCACGATCCCCGCGCGGTTCCCGTTCATCGAGAAGGCCACGAGAATCGTGATGGACGACCTCGGGGCTCATATCCATGAACTCGAGGGCCACACGTGCTGCCCTGAGGGCACCCTTGTGAAGGCCAATGACGAGAGCGCCTTCTACACGGCCGCCGCTCGCAACCTCGCCCTCGTGGAGAAGGCGGGACTGAGCGTGGTCACGCCGTGCAACGGCTGCTACTCGACGTTCAAGGAAGCCTCCAGCCACCTCAAGACGCAGTGGCGCGAGAAGGACGCGATCAACGAGCGGCTTGCGCGCGAGGATCTGCACTACAGCGGCGACCTCACGATCACCCATTTCGCCGAGTGGCTTATCGACGAGATGGGCACCGGGCTCGTGGCGGCGAAGGTCACCCGGCCGCTTTGGGGCATGCGCATCGCCGTGCACTACGGCTGCCACCTGCTCCGCCCTCAGCCGGCCGTGCGCTGGGACGACCCGCTGCACCCGACCAAGGTCGAGTCGCTCATCACCGCTCTCGGCGCGCGCGTCATCGACTATTCGACCAAGATGCAGTGCTGCGGCGGGGCGCTCGATCGCGTCGGCGAACGCGAGGCGTCGCTCGCGTTCGCGCGTCGGAAGCTCACTGAACTCCAGAGCGAAGAGGTCGACGCAATGGTGGTCGTGTGTCCGAGCTGCTTCCAGCAGTTCGACCTGAACCAGGCCGCTCTCCAGCGCGCACGCGAGGACATCCATGTGCCGGTGCTGTACCTGTCAGAGCTGCTTGCGCTTGCCTACGGCCACGAGCCGGAGGAGATCGGGCTGGACATGCACCGCGTCAGCGTAGACCCGTTCCTCGAGCGCTGGGGTTCGCGCACCGCCGATAAGGCCCAGCTCGCGGAACACTTCGACGTGGCGCTCCTTGGCAAGTGTTACTCGTGCGAGGCATGCAAGGACGACTGCCCGGTGTGCAAAGTCGACACGACGTTCCAGCCGACCGAGATCATCGGCGAGCTCGTGCGCGGCAATCTCGATGCAGTGATCGCCGACAGCCAGTTGTGGAAGTGCCTGGAGTGCTACACGTGCCAGGAGCTGTGTCACTCCGACATCGGTATGGCCGAGACGTTCCGCAAGCTGAAGGAGCTTGCGATGGCGTCGGGCAGCGGTCCGGAGTCGGTCTCTGCCGCCTATGCGGAGTTCCTGAAGACCGGTGTCCTTGGCAAACCAAGGGAGTCCGCCCGTAAGAAGCTGGGGCTTTCCGCCCTTCCTGCGACTGGCGGGGACGCCGTCGCGAAGCTGCTTGCCGAGGACGAGGGAGATGAGTAG
- a CDS encoding metallophosphoesterase: MARADSFKLAQFSDIHCGDPRFDVELLGGIIDAINADEPDLVIVPGDLTASGYPDEFREAREYLDRLACPHVAVLIGNHDARKVGYELFEQSFGDRYRTWDFSFKIDCDTGVSQNISVIGLDSSKPDLDDGEIGRHRHRWLREHLAEADGFKLVALHHHLVSIPGTGRERNVVWDAGEVLEILAENNVDLVVAGHKHVPYVWPTAGMLIVTSGTASTWRTRGFTPPSYNMIEITPDEVIVEIRASRGDHEPRRLAYPRMPAATRRPIGTGPTGRTLDSVSPPPRNGL; encoded by the coding sequence GTGGCACGAGCAGACAGCTTCAAACTCGCGCAGTTCTCAGACATCCACTGCGGAGACCCGCGATTTGATGTGGAGCTCCTTGGCGGGATCATCGACGCGATCAACGCCGATGAGCCCGACCTCGTGATCGTGCCGGGAGATCTCACCGCTTCGGGCTATCCGGACGAGTTCCGGGAAGCCCGCGAATACCTGGACCGGCTCGCTTGCCCCCATGTCGCCGTTCTCATCGGCAATCACGATGCCCGCAAGGTCGGCTACGAGCTGTTCGAGCAGTCGTTCGGCGACCGGTACCGCACCTGGGACTTCTCGTTCAAGATCGACTGCGACACCGGGGTCAGTCAGAACATCAGCGTCATCGGCCTGGATTCGAGCAAGCCGGACCTCGACGACGGCGAGATCGGGAGACATCGTCACCGCTGGCTGCGGGAACACCTCGCCGAGGCGGACGGCTTCAAGCTCGTCGCCCTACACCATCACCTGGTAAGCATTCCCGGCACGGGACGCGAGCGCAACGTCGTGTGGGACGCCGGCGAGGTTCTCGAGATCCTGGCCGAGAACAACGTGGATCTCGTCGTCGCAGGCCACAAGCACGTGCCGTACGTGTGGCCGACCGCAGGCATGCTCATCGTCACGAGCGGGACCGCTTCGACGTGGCGCACGCGCGGCTTCACTCCCCCCTCGTACAACATGATCGAGATCACGCCGGACGAGGTCATCGTCGAGATCAGGGCGTCGCGCGGGGATCACGAGCCGCGCCGACTCGCCTATCCGCGTATGCCCGCGGCTACACGGCGCCCGATCGGAACGGGGCCGACCGGCCGCACGTTGGATTCGGTCTCGCCGCCGCCGCGAAACGGGCTCTAG
- a CDS encoding histidine kinase N-terminal domain-containing protein, translating to MSDAAHTDTSTPGGTAEHIAGVAANLQLIADMGYGDVALAIHVSPDSLRVVADARPMTAIAAVASTRVGKTLRREDEPEAYAAYGRGEIVTGERRRITRGISFGTIAYPIGSGDRPRAVLVRDIAQQVLEAPGTMETQFMRAAEDVIAVLGDGPLLDARTDMPYSTFRRAGDGVMRISPDGSIIYASPNAVNIMRLAGVEGALAGTSATLLPGSAEAIVPVLRVRAALNTEVAVHERVLGYRTLGLGSSVLVLMEDVTEARLREQEIKVKEATIREVHHRVKNNLQTIASLLRIQGRRAESEEARRALAEATERVASMAVVHEMLAGSTAERIDFTEAAKTVVDMVRQGLAGDSPDVSVTVKGTTGDVPAQIATSLALVVAELVHNAIEHGITGLADGAVTVDMRRLSGELVLTVRDNGSGLPDGFDLSSSANLGLAIVRTIVEDDLRGTLSFGRGPGTTVTVRVPLVPTPAEETA from the coding sequence ATGTCAGATGCAGCGCACACCGACACGAGCACTCCAGGGGGAACCGCCGAGCACATTGCCGGTGTAGCCGCGAATCTTCAGCTCATCGCGGACATGGGCTACGGTGATGTCGCTCTGGCCATCCACGTGTCCCCGGACAGCTTGCGGGTGGTCGCCGACGCCCGGCCGATGACCGCGATCGCAGCGGTTGCCTCGACCCGCGTGGGCAAGACGTTGCGGCGTGAGGACGAGCCCGAAGCCTATGCCGCCTATGGCAGGGGAGAGATCGTCACCGGTGAGCGTCGGCGCATCACGCGCGGTATCTCGTTCGGGACGATCGCGTACCCTATCGGTTCGGGTGATCGCCCCCGTGCGGTTCTCGTGCGCGACATCGCCCAGCAGGTACTTGAGGCACCCGGAACGATGGAGACGCAGTTCATGCGCGCCGCCGAGGACGTCATCGCGGTCCTTGGCGACGGTCCCTTGCTCGACGCTCGCACGGACATGCCCTACTCGACCTTCCGCCGTGCCGGCGATGGCGTGATGCGTATCTCGCCGGATGGATCGATCATCTACGCGAGTCCCAACGCCGTGAACATCATGCGGCTCGCGGGAGTCGAGGGTGCACTGGCCGGCACGTCCGCGACTCTTCTTCCGGGTTCGGCCGAGGCTATCGTCCCCGTGTTGCGCGTGCGAGCCGCGCTCAACACCGAGGTTGCGGTACACGAGCGTGTCCTTGGCTACCGGACGCTTGGGCTCGGCTCCAGCGTGCTGGTGCTCATGGAGGATGTCACGGAAGCTCGGCTCCGCGAGCAGGAGATAAAGGTCAAGGAAGCGACCATCCGCGAGGTTCATCATCGCGTCAAGAACAACCTGCAGACTATCGCCAGCCTGTTGCGCATCCAGGGGCGTCGCGCTGAGAGTGAGGAAGCCCGTCGCGCGCTTGCCGAGGCGACGGAGCGTGTCGCCTCGATGGCGGTCGTGCACGAGATGCTCGCCGGTTCGACCGCGGAGCGGATCGACTTCACCGAGGCTGCCAAGACGGTCGTCGACATGGTGCGCCAGGGACTTGCGGGCGACAGCCCCGACGTGAGCGTGACGGTGAAGGGCACCACAGGGGATGTTCCGGCTCAGATCGCGACCTCCCTCGCGCTTGTGGTCGCAGAACTCGTTCACAACGCGATAGAGCACGGAATCACCGGGCTTGCCGATGGCGCGGTCACCGTCGACATGCGGCGGCTGAGCGGGGAACTCGTGCTAACCGTGCGGGACAACGGCTCCGGACTACCCGACGGTTTCGACCTGAGCTCCTCGGCCAACCTGGGCCTGGCCATCGTGCGCACCATCGTCGAAGACGATCTGCGCGGCACGCTTTCATTCGGTCGCGGACCCGGCACGACCGTGACCGTCCGTGTCCCGCTTGTACCGACACCTGCCGAGGAGACCGCCTGA
- a CDS encoding glutamine amidotransferase family protein: protein MGICDESGTLMGGEVAIRAMAVQRDRGNGLGGGYAGYGIYPEFPDHFCFHMMYHDLKAKEDAEAVFDQYFVVDLAEPMPTRPVKGITDAPLLWRYFLGPDPHKLENSEMSAEDYIVHTVMLINSQIDGAFVASSGKNMGAFKGVGFPEEIGHYYLLEEYQGHTWVGHNRFPTNTPGWWGGAHPFTLLDWSIVHNGEISSYGINSRYLEAFGYTCSLGTDTEVAAYLFDLMLRRHKLPLELACKALASPLWSEIDRMPAEEAAVMRSLRAVYGPGMLNGPFAIVLGFNGGMVALNDRIKLRPLVAATQGSIVMVASEESAMREVLDSPDRVWAPRAGEPVIARVGGMDWPIHGDLHLSASEVSCAVTGVEDTCETVEVS from the coding sequence ATGGGCATCTGCGACGAGTCCGGCACGCTTATGGGCGGCGAGGTCGCGATCCGTGCGATGGCAGTGCAGCGCGACCGGGGCAACGGACTGGGCGGCGGGTACGCCGGCTACGGCATATACCCTGAGTTCCCGGACCACTTCTGCTTCCACATGATGTACCACGACTTGAAGGCCAAGGAGGACGCCGAGGCCGTGTTCGACCAGTACTTCGTGGTCGACCTCGCCGAGCCCATGCCGACCCGCCCGGTCAAGGGCATCACGGACGCGCCGCTGCTATGGCGCTACTTCCTGGGTCCCGATCCGCACAAGCTCGAGAACTCGGAGATGAGCGCCGAGGACTACATCGTCCACACGGTCATGCTCATCAACTCGCAGATAGACGGCGCATTCGTCGCCTCCTCGGGCAAGAACATGGGCGCCTTCAAGGGCGTCGGTTTCCCCGAGGAGATCGGCCACTACTACCTGCTCGAGGAGTACCAGGGCCACACCTGGGTCGGCCACAACCGCTTCCCGACAAACACGCCGGGCTGGTGGGGCGGCGCGCACCCGTTCACGCTGCTCGACTGGTCGATCGTGCACAACGGCGAGATCTCGAGCTACGGTATCAATAGCCGCTACCTCGAGGCATTCGGCTACACGTGCTCGCTAGGGACCGACACCGAGGTCGCCGCATACCTCTTCGACCTCATGCTCCGGCGCCACAAACTGCCGCTCGAGCTCGCATGCAAGGCGCTCGCGAGCCCGCTATGGTCCGAGATCGATCGGATGCCTGCCGAGGAAGCAGCTGTCATGCGCAGTCTTCGTGCGGTCTACGGCCCGGGCATGCTCAACGGCCCCTTCGCGATCGTCCTTGGCTTCAACGGAGGCATGGTCGCCCTGAACGACCGCATCAAGCTCCGTCCTCTGGTGGCTGCCACCCAGGGTTCGATCGTGATGGTCGCCTCCGAGGAAAGCGCGATGCGCGAAGTCCTCGATTCGCCCGACCGCGTGTGGGCGCCAAGAGCCGGCGAGCCGGTCATCGCTCGCGTTGGCGGGATGGACTGGCCGATCCACGGAGACCTGCACCTGTCCGCTTCCGAAGTCTCGTGCGCCGTCACCGGCGTCGAAGACACGTGTGAGACTGTCGAGGTGAGCTAG
- a CDS encoding HD domain-containing phosphohydrolase: protein MDQQDLRGLLRRDVQLNALSSVITIALLGMVIVLAYAVLTGLDMAQPLILDYPLVTLGAIGLLLAVIAYMAEQHRNLRGELIDAHTSLEKARDDVVASYERLAFAHEVAAIAGMLEHGNAVDQVLRASLEHYDADAAALVSDESNIIVRDPRDTHQANSAMVQASLAAVRTGEPVSVGQSGGESASLSIPLRIRGRLSAVLCLWRQSGRFADEHVDGLGLIGRVLELAMENRMLLAETREQLGGTLRTLSHLIDKRVPKYADHATRVAAHAVSVGMRFGLTGGDLVDLRAASILMDVGMLDLPDHLLDPHRLLSEEEWKALASHPDLGAEFVAKANLPHTVQEAVRYHHESMNGSGFPHRIAGTQIPFAARIIAACDAYESLIRPRSESREPITPDAAAREIAAQAGYLYDAEVVRALLKTLADERGCAQAARATAPENTAKVVCV, encoded by the coding sequence GTGGACCAACAGGATCTCAGAGGGCTCCTTCGGCGCGATGTCCAGCTCAACGCGCTGTCATCGGTGATCACAATCGCTCTACTCGGCATGGTGATCGTGCTCGCGTACGCGGTGCTCACCGGCCTGGACATGGCTCAACCGCTCATCCTCGACTACCCGCTGGTTACCCTGGGCGCGATCGGTCTTCTGCTTGCCGTCATCGCCTACATGGCCGAGCAGCACCGCAACTTGCGCGGCGAACTCATCGACGCCCACACCAGCCTTGAGAAAGCGCGGGACGATGTCGTAGCAAGCTACGAGCGCCTCGCCTTCGCCCACGAAGTGGCGGCGATTGCCGGAATGCTCGAGCATGGCAACGCAGTCGATCAGGTCCTGCGCGCGTCGCTCGAGCACTACGATGCCGACGCCGCTGCCCTCGTGAGCGACGAATCTAACATAATCGTCCGCGATCCCAGGGACACGCACCAGGCAAACTCCGCCATGGTCCAGGCCTCACTCGCGGCGGTCCGCACAGGCGAGCCCGTATCCGTGGGCCAGAGCGGTGGCGAATCAGCTTCATTGTCGATCCCCTTGCGCATCCGTGGCCGCCTCAGCGCCGTTCTCTGCCTCTGGCGGCAGTCCGGGCGCTTCGCCGATGAGCATGTCGACGGCTTGGGCCTCATTGGCAGAGTGCTGGAGCTGGCCATGGAGAACAGAATGCTGCTTGCCGAAACGCGGGAGCAGCTCGGCGGGACGTTGCGAACTCTCTCGCACCTCATCGACAAGCGCGTACCCAAGTACGCCGATCACGCGACCCGTGTCGCCGCCCACGCCGTATCCGTGGGTATGAGGTTTGGACTGACCGGCGGCGACCTTGTCGACTTACGCGCCGCTTCGATCCTAATGGACGTAGGCATGCTCGATCTGCCCGATCACCTCCTTGACCCCCACCGACTGCTGTCGGAAGAGGAGTGGAAAGCGCTCGCCAGCCACCCGGACCTAGGCGCAGAGTTCGTGGCGAAAGCCAACCTCCCCCACACCGTCCAGGAAGCCGTCCGCTATCATCACGAGAGCATGAACGGCTCGGGATTTCCCCATCGTATTGCCGGCACTCAGATACCCTTCGCTGCCCGCATCATCGCCGCATGCGATGCGTACGAGTCGCTCATTCGACCCCGCAGCGAATCGAGGGAGCCCATCACTCCGGACGCTGCGGCACGTGAAATCGCCGCGCAGGCTGGGTACCTGTACGATGCCGAGGTCGTGAGAGCGCTCCTAAAGACGCTTGCTGACGAACGCGGTTGCGCGCAGGCGGCAAGGGCGACCGCACCGGAAAACACCGCGAAGGTTGTATGCGTCTGA